A window of the Listeria swaminathanii genome harbors these coding sequences:
- a CDS encoding ABC transporter ATP-binding protein, which translates to MDFVIEMLGIRKEFSGFVANDNITLQLKQGEIHALLGENGAGKSTLMNVLFGLYEPDGGEIRVRGTKENINSPNKANELGIGMVHQHFMLVDKFTVAENIILGKEPSKFGVIEKKKAIEEIKEISDRYGLRVDPNAVVRDISIGMQQRVEILKTLYRGADILIFDEPTAVLTPQEIKELIQIMRSLIKEGKSIILITHKLKEIMDVCDRVTVIRRGKGMGTVNVPETTPQDLANLMVGREVVFTTEKIDATPGKDVLEVKDLVVKESRGVESVRGLNLTVRAGEIVGIAGVDGNGQSELISAIAGLSKVTSGSILLNGEHIENKKPRKITEAGLGHIPEDRHKHGLVLEMSLGENIALQTYYKKPISSKGFLNHKAMYDFARELIEEYDVRASSEYVAAKSLSGGNQQKAIIAREIHRNPDFLIAAQPTRGLDVGAIEFIHRRLIEQRDNGKAVLLMSFELDEIMNVSDRIAVIYEGKIVAIVDPKETTEQELGLMMAGSSKQEAEMGEKEHV; encoded by the coding sequence GTGGACTTTGTTATTGAAATGTTAGGAATCAGGAAGGAATTCTCTGGATTTGTAGCAAATGATAACATTACCTTACAGTTAAAGCAGGGAGAAATTCATGCTTTGTTAGGTGAGAATGGCGCAGGGAAATCTACGCTAATGAATGTCTTGTTTGGTTTATATGAACCAGATGGTGGCGAAATTCGTGTTCGTGGTACGAAAGAAAATATTAATAGCCCGAACAAAGCGAATGAGCTTGGAATCGGAATGGTCCATCAGCATTTCATGTTAGTGGATAAATTCACGGTTGCAGAAAATATCATCCTTGGTAAAGAGCCAAGCAAATTCGGTGTTATCGAAAAGAAAAAAGCGATTGAAGAAATTAAAGAAATCTCTGATCGTTATGGCTTGCGAGTTGATCCAAATGCGGTTGTGCGCGATATTTCTATCGGTATGCAACAACGTGTGGAAATTCTAAAAACACTTTATCGTGGCGCAGACATCTTAATTTTTGATGAGCCAACAGCTGTTTTAACACCCCAAGAAATCAAAGAACTGATCCAAATTATGCGTTCTCTTATAAAAGAAGGCAAATCAATCATTTTAATTACACATAAACTAAAAGAAATCATGGATGTTTGTGATCGTGTAACTGTTATCCGCCGTGGTAAAGGCATGGGTACAGTAAACGTTCCAGAAACAACACCACAAGATTTGGCTAATTTAATGGTTGGCCGTGAAGTCGTCTTTACAACAGAAAAAATTGACGCAACTCCTGGAAAAGATGTTTTAGAAGTAAAAGATTTAGTTGTAAAAGAAAGTCGCGGAGTTGAAAGTGTTCGCGGACTTAATTTGACTGTCAGAGCTGGCGAAATCGTCGGAATAGCTGGAGTCGATGGTAATGGTCAAAGTGAACTTATTTCAGCGATTGCAGGCCTTTCTAAAGTAACTAGTGGTAGCATTCTTCTAAACGGCGAGCATATCGAAAACAAAAAACCCCGTAAAATTACGGAAGCTGGTTTAGGACATATTCCAGAAGACCGTCATAAACATGGTTTAGTTCTCGAAATGTCCCTAGGAGAAAATATTGCTTTACAAACATATTATAAAAAACCTATTTCTAGCAAAGGTTTCTTAAATCATAAAGCAATGTACGACTTTGCGCGTGAGTTAATTGAAGAATACGATGTTCGTGCAAGTAGCGAATACGTAGCAGCAAAATCACTTTCTGGTGGTAACCAACAAAAAGCGATTATTGCAAGGGAGATACACCGTAATCCAGATTTCTTAATTGCGGCTCAACCAACACGTGGACTAGATGTTGGTGCAATTGAATTCATTCATAGACGCTTGATTGAACAACGAGATAACGGAAAAGCTGTATTACTTATGTCGTTCGAATTAGATGAAATCATGAATGTGAGTGACCGTATCGCGGTTATTTACGAAGGGAAAATCGTTGCTATTGTTGATCCGAAAGAAACAACGGAGCAAGAACTTGGCCTAATGATGGCTGGTTCATCCAAACAGGAAGCGGAAATGGGGGAGAAAGAGCATGTCTAA
- a CDS encoding ABC transporter permease, translated as MSKRLQALVIPVTAVILGLICGAIIMLIFGYDPIAGYSALVEGVIGEPFYIGETIRQATPYILVGLSVAVAFKAGLFNIGAEGQMLMGWLGSIIIAVNFDGLTKWIHLPLAIITGMVFGAIWAFIPGILKATLRVNEVIVTIMLNYTALYIFNYVVQNLLTDGLDKTQEVHASASLQSELLQSLTDYSSLHWGILIALGFALIIWLMLNKTTFGYEIEAVGFNENASQYAGMSVKKTIIFSMVIAGALAGLGGVMEGLGTYGTAYVLTSSPGIGFDGIAVALLGGSSPIGIVFSAILFGALKVGALNMPAVAGVPNELVNVIIALIIFFVASSYIIRWAMAKFKKGAKAE; from the coding sequence ATGTCTAAACGACTACAAGCATTAGTTATCCCAGTTACAGCCGTTATCCTTGGACTTATCTGCGGTGCGATTATCATGCTTATTTTTGGATATGACCCAATTGCAGGTTACTCAGCACTTGTAGAAGGTGTTATCGGAGAACCTTTCTACATCGGTGAAACTATTCGCCAAGCTACACCATACATTTTAGTTGGTCTATCTGTTGCTGTTGCTTTTAAAGCCGGACTTTTCAATATCGGTGCAGAAGGTCAAATGCTTATGGGGTGGTTAGGTTCAATCATCATCGCAGTAAACTTTGATGGTTTGACAAAATGGATTCATTTACCACTTGCGATTATCACTGGTATGGTTTTCGGTGCGATTTGGGCATTTATTCCAGGTATTTTAAAAGCAACTTTACGTGTAAATGAAGTTATTGTAACGATCATGCTTAACTACACAGCACTTTATATTTTCAACTATGTTGTACAAAACTTACTTACAGATGGTTTAGATAAAACGCAAGAAGTTCATGCGTCTGCGTCTTTACAATCTGAATTATTACAATCACTTACAGATTATTCATCGCTACATTGGGGAATATTGATTGCCCTTGGTTTTGCACTTATTATTTGGTTAATGTTAAACAAAACTACTTTCGGTTATGAAATCGAAGCAGTTGGATTTAACGAAAATGCATCGCAATATGCCGGTATGAGTGTTAAGAAAACAATTATCTTTTCCATGGTTATTGCCGGAGCGCTTGCTGGTCTTGGTGGCGTAATGGAAGGCCTTGGAACATATGGAACGGCTTATGTACTAACTTCTTCTCCAGGAATTGGTTTTGACGGTATCGCCGTTGCCTTACTCGGAGGAAGTTCTCCAATTGGGATTGTCTTCTCTGCCATCTTGTTCGGAGCTCTAAAAGTCGGAGCACTAAACATGCCAGCAGTCGCAGGCGTTCCAAACGAATTAGTCAATGTAATTATCGCTCTGATTATCTTCTTTGTGGCATCCAGCTACATTATCCGCTGGGCGATGGCAAAATTTAAGAAGGGGGCGAAAGCAGAATGA
- a CDS encoding ABC transporter permease translates to MTAILATIVSSTLLMAGPLIFTALGGVYSERGGVVNIGLEGMMVMGAFSAIVFNLTFQDTFGNLTPWISLIAAMVVGGLFSLVHAVATINFRADHVISGVAINFLATGLSLFLVKVIYDKGQTDQIKYYFGKPDIPVLSDIPVIGEIFFKNIPVMSYVAIIFAIVSWFIIYKTRFGLRLRSVGEHPLAADTMGIKVRWMRYQGVIISGILGGLGGAVYAQSFTLDFGHATISGQGYMALAAMIFGKWNPLGAMGAAIFFGFAQCLAITGGSLPFFKDIPDVYLQIAPYVLTILALVGFIGKSEAPKADGVNYIKGK, encoded by the coding sequence ATGACAGCCATTTTAGCGACAATTGTTTCTAGTACACTGCTTATGGCAGGCCCACTAATTTTTACTGCTCTCGGGGGCGTTTATTCAGAACGAGGCGGTGTGGTCAATATTGGACTAGAAGGTATGATGGTAATGGGAGCATTCTCGGCTATCGTCTTCAACCTTACTTTCCAAGATACTTTTGGCAATTTAACTCCTTGGATATCACTTATCGCGGCGATGGTCGTTGGGGGATTATTCTCTCTTGTACACGCCGTTGCAACTATTAATTTCCGCGCTGACCACGTAATCAGTGGTGTAGCGATTAACTTTTTAGCAACTGGTCTATCTTTATTCCTTGTAAAAGTAATTTACGATAAAGGCCAAACAGATCAAATTAAGTACTACTTTGGTAAACCGGATATTCCTGTTTTGAGTGATATTCCAGTCATTGGTGAAATTTTCTTCAAAAACATTCCGGTAATGAGTTATGTGGCGATTATTTTCGCTATCGTATCTTGGTTTATTATTTACAAAACACGCTTTGGTCTTCGTCTTCGTTCTGTAGGGGAACATCCACTTGCAGCAGACACAATGGGAATCAAAGTTCGTTGGATGAGATACCAAGGTGTTATCATTTCTGGTATTCTTGGTGGTCTAGGTGGCGCGGTTTACGCCCAATCCTTTACACTTGATTTCGGACATGCAACTATTTCCGGTCAAGGTTATATGGCCCTTGCAGCGATGATTTTTGGTAAATGGAATCCGCTTGGAGCGATGGGAGCAGCGATTTTCTTCGGTTTTGCGCAATGTTTGGCAATTACCGGTGGATCACTACCCTTCTTCAAAGACATTCCAGACGTTTACTTACAAATTGCGCCTTATGTATTAACAATCCTTGCGCTTGTTGGCTTTATCGGTAAATCCGAAGCGCCAAAAGCAGACGGTGTGAACTACATTAAAGGTAAATAA
- the yfmF gene encoding EF-P 5-aminopentanol modification-associated protein YfmF — MTDKIFQEKVGPVALTIVPTQKYKSNKIVFKFRAPLERETVTKRALLSILLETNSKKYPTQTDFRKQLANLYGANFYTTTAKKGNEHVLTVIFDMIDGQYVSDGNHILEDAFAFIEEALFHPNVANGAFNEETLAREKENLKSSLEGIYDDKIRFASKRLIEEMFRDDAFRFGSAGILEDIDAITAKDLYEYYLQFIAEDTVEIFICGDVTKEEVMPLIEKMAFAPRADRKGVFYTKEAPKEVRVIHEQQAINQGKLVLGYQTDTLFGDEDFVALQLANGLLGGFANSKIFINVREKASLAYYASSRIDSFKGYMVISAGIDEVNYEQALSIIEEQVVAMKQGDFTEDELNQTKEMLINQLLETNDQAQGLIELVYNNVLREANLDLENWIAKIKQATKEEVVAAINKIKPDTIYFLSKGGEELHGKNNI; from the coding sequence ATGACAGACAAAATATTTCAAGAAAAAGTTGGCCCAGTTGCCCTGACAATTGTTCCAACCCAAAAATATAAATCCAATAAGATTGTTTTTAAATTTCGCGCTCCATTAGAAAGAGAAACAGTAACTAAACGGGCTTTGCTTTCGATTTTATTAGAAACAAACAGTAAAAAATATCCAACTCAAACGGATTTTAGAAAACAATTAGCAAACCTTTATGGTGCCAATTTTTATACAACAACTGCCAAAAAAGGCAATGAACATGTACTGACCGTTATTTTCGATATGATTGACGGACAATATGTATCTGATGGCAATCATATTTTAGAAGACGCTTTTGCTTTTATAGAAGAAGCATTATTCCACCCAAACGTGGCAAATGGCGCGTTCAATGAAGAAACACTTGCTCGTGAAAAAGAGAATTTAAAAAGTAGTTTAGAAGGCATTTACGATGATAAAATTCGTTTTGCATCTAAACGTTTAATAGAGGAAATGTTCCGAGATGATGCGTTTCGCTTTGGTTCAGCGGGCATCTTAGAAGATATTGATGCTATCACAGCAAAAGATTTATACGAATACTATTTACAATTTATCGCAGAAGATACGGTCGAAATATTCATTTGTGGAGATGTAACAAAAGAAGAAGTAATGCCGCTTATCGAAAAAATGGCTTTTGCCCCGCGTGCTGACCGTAAAGGTGTTTTTTATACAAAAGAAGCGCCAAAAGAAGTACGTGTCATTCATGAACAACAAGCGATTAACCAAGGGAAACTTGTGCTTGGTTATCAAACCGATACATTGTTCGGAGATGAAGATTTCGTTGCGCTACAACTTGCTAACGGTCTTCTTGGCGGATTTGCAAATTCCAAAATATTCATCAATGTGCGTGAAAAAGCGAGCCTAGCTTATTACGCCTCTAGCCGAATTGATTCTTTCAAAGGTTATATGGTTATTTCAGCCGGAATTGATGAAGTGAATTACGAACAAGCATTGTCCATCATTGAAGAACAAGTCGTTGCAATGAAACAAGGCGATTTTACAGAAGATGAGTTGAATCAAACAAAAGAAATGCTTATTAACCAATTGCTTGAAACAAATGACCAGGCACAAGGCCTAATCGAGCTCGTGTATAACAATGTTTTACGTGAAGCGAACTTAGACCTAGAAAATTGGATTGCCAAAATTAAACAAGCAACGAAAGAAGAAGTCGTTGCTGCTATTAATAAAATTAAACCAGACACCATTTATTTCTTGAGCAAGGGAGGAGAAGAACTTCATGGAAAAAATAACATTTGA
- the yfmH gene encoding EF-P 5-aminopentanol modification-associated protein YfmH yields the protein MEKITFEQVKEAVYHEKMANGLQVYLLPKQGFSKTYAVFTTNYGAIDNNFVPIGETEFTKVPDGIAHFLEHKMFEKEDGDVFFKFGEKGAFTNAFTSFTKTAYLFSSTSRVEENLETLIDFVQEPYFTEETVEKEKGIIGQEIRMYDDDPDFRAYFGVIENMYHNHPVKIDIAGTVESIAEINKDLLYLCYNTFYHPSNMVLFVVGNLEPEQMMNQIRANQAKKEFAEAAPIKRHFPEEPKTVAVKERKIHFPVQIAKNLVGIKEDIGSLEGQAALKQEIIGDVALEMLFGTTSDTYLKLYNEGIIDDTFGYDYTLQDSFSFVLVGGDAKDPDKQTAKIKEAIQAAAKSGLDEADLALVKRKRIGQFLRSLNSPEFIANQFSQYVMKSASLFDILPLMENVTLEEVNSFVKNLDQEERTTSFQLLPEQ from the coding sequence ATGGAAAAAATAACATTTGAGCAAGTAAAAGAAGCTGTATATCATGAGAAAATGGCCAATGGCTTACAAGTCTATCTTCTTCCAAAACAAGGATTTAGTAAGACCTATGCCGTATTCACCACAAACTACGGGGCAATCGATAATAACTTCGTCCCAATTGGCGAAACGGAATTCACGAAAGTTCCGGACGGCATTGCCCATTTCTTAGAGCATAAAATGTTTGAAAAAGAAGACGGCGATGTATTCTTTAAATTTGGCGAAAAAGGCGCGTTCACTAATGCGTTCACCTCTTTTACAAAAACAGCTTATCTTTTCTCAAGTACTTCTCGCGTAGAAGAAAACTTGGAAACGTTAATTGACTTTGTACAAGAGCCATATTTCACTGAAGAAACTGTGGAAAAAGAAAAAGGCATTATCGGCCAAGAAATCAGAATGTACGATGACGATCCTGATTTCCGCGCTTATTTTGGCGTAATCGAAAACATGTACCATAATCACCCAGTAAAAATTGACATCGCTGGAACGGTCGAATCCATCGCAGAAATTAACAAAGATTTACTATACCTTTGTTATAACACGTTCTATCATCCGAGCAATATGGTACTTTTTGTTGTAGGGAACTTAGAGCCTGAACAAATGATGAATCAAATTCGCGCCAATCAAGCGAAAAAAGAATTTGCTGAAGCGGCGCCAATCAAACGTCATTTCCCAGAAGAACCGAAAACCGTTGCTGTAAAAGAACGTAAAATCCATTTCCCAGTTCAAATCGCTAAAAATTTAGTGGGGATTAAAGAAGATATTGGTTCTCTAGAAGGACAAGCAGCATTAAAACAAGAAATTATCGGTGATGTTGCATTAGAAATGCTATTCGGTACAACATCCGACACATACTTGAAGTTATATAACGAAGGAATTATTGATGATACTTTCGGCTATGATTATACGCTCCAAGATAGTTTTTCGTTCGTTTTAGTTGGCGGAGACGCAAAAGACCCGGACAAGCAAACTGCTAAAATTAAAGAAGCTATCCAAGCGGCAGCTAAAAGTGGTTTAGACGAAGCCGATTTAGCTCTCGTTAAACGTAAACGCATCGGTCAATTTTTACGCTCGCTGAATTCACCAGAGTTTATCGCTAACCAATTTAGTCAATACGTTATGAAATCAGCTTCTCTATTTGATATTTTACCTTTAATGGAAAATGTAACTTTAGAAGAAGTAAATAGTTTCGTTAAAAACTTGGATCAAGAAGAGCGAACAACGAGTTTCCAATTGCTTCCGGAGCAATAA
- the ymfI gene encoding elongation factor P 5-aminopentanone reductase, protein MDKEIKYAFVTGASGEIGQAICLSLAKAGWNLYLHYYQNKEAVEKLLPQLQAEEVDVMLIQADFDDLTSLTKMEKQVFQVDAFIHAAGHAHYSLFQDTTDTNIAELWNVHMFMPMRLIRTFMPKLMKSNQGRIIFISSIWGEIGASMEVAYSTVKGAQIAFCRALSQEVGLSGITVNAVTPGVVETKMMDQFSDDEKEILRQEIPLKRFAKPEEIAETVEFLTSRKASYITGEVLRLNGGWLM, encoded by the coding sequence TTGGATAAAGAGATAAAATATGCTTTTGTAACTGGAGCTAGCGGAGAGATTGGACAAGCGATTTGTTTATCACTTGCGAAAGCTGGCTGGAACTTGTATCTTCACTATTATCAAAATAAAGAGGCAGTAGAAAAATTATTGCCACAATTACAAGCGGAAGAAGTAGATGTTATGCTTATTCAAGCTGATTTTGATGATTTGACAAGTTTAACCAAAATGGAGAAGCAAGTTTTTCAAGTAGACGCATTTATTCATGCAGCAGGGCACGCCCACTATAGTTTATTCCAGGATACTACAGACACCAACATAGCTGAATTATGGAACGTTCATATGTTCATGCCAATGAGATTAATTCGTACTTTTATGCCAAAACTAATGAAAAGTAACCAAGGTAGAATTATTTTCATTAGTTCCATATGGGGAGAAATTGGTGCGTCAATGGAAGTAGCGTATTCAACTGTAAAAGGTGCGCAAATAGCCTTTTGCCGGGCGCTAAGCCAAGAAGTTGGCCTTTCTGGTATAACGGTTAATGCGGTTACGCCAGGAGTTGTCGAAACAAAAATGATGGATCAATTTTCAGACGATGAAAAAGAAATACTTCGTCAAGAAATCCCTTTAAAACGTTTTGCAAAACCCGAAGAAATTGCAGAAACTGTAGAATTTTTAACAAGTAGAAAAGCAAGCTATATCACTGGAGAAGTTTTGCGCTTAAATGGCGGTTGGCTTATGTAA
- a CDS encoding helix-turn-helix domain-containing protein — protein sequence MTELGDKLKQARREKGLSLDDLQQITKIQKRYLVAIEEGNYAVMPGKFYARAFIKQYAEAVGLDSATLFNEFESEVPETPQQEVVNNEPTRVQSKRNPMPAQSVGNQSNTRNRFFDILPKILIALFIVFILFIVWFFLLNKQDNSTEKVKTDTSNPTVKVEDSTKSEDKSKDTEKKDTTSDEDKSTDTTDKAEDTSKEVEVTKGETSGNATTYTVKNTDKMTLSLSATGDSWIGVSDANGSTIQNITLSTQNPSTEIDLGDNKTVSIVIGNSPVTTVKINGKQLELAPDLVKQVLTINLEASDTTSSDAE from the coding sequence TTGACAGAACTCGGTGATAAACTGAAACAAGCTAGACGTGAAAAAGGACTCAGTTTAGACGACTTGCAACAAATAACGAAAATTCAAAAACGTTATTTAGTAGCGATTGAAGAAGGAAATTATGCTGTAATGCCTGGTAAATTTTATGCAAGGGCATTTATTAAACAATATGCAGAGGCAGTTGGGCTAGATAGCGCAACACTTTTCAATGAGTTTGAAAGCGAAGTTCCTGAAACACCGCAACAAGAAGTAGTTAATAATGAGCCAACACGAGTACAAAGTAAAAGAAATCCAATGCCTGCGCAATCTGTAGGCAATCAATCTAACACGCGTAATCGTTTCTTTGATATTTTACCAAAAATCCTTATCGCTTTATTTATTGTGTTTATTCTTTTCATCGTGTGGTTCTTCTTGCTTAATAAACAAGATAACTCCACAGAAAAAGTGAAAACAGACACAAGTAATCCTACTGTAAAAGTAGAAGATTCAACTAAAAGCGAGGACAAAAGCAAGGATACAGAGAAAAAAGATACGACATCAGACGAAGATAAATCAACAGATACAACGGACAAAGCGGAAGATACATCCAAAGAAGTAGAAGTGACTAAAGGAGAAACATCTGGTAATGCCACTACGTACACAGTGAAAAATACCGATAAAATGACCTTATCACTTAGCGCAACGGGTGATTCATGGATCGGCGTGTCAGATGCAAATGGCAGCACGATTCAAAACATAACGCTATCAACACAAAATCCGTCAACTGAAATTGATTTAGGTGATAATAAGACAGTTTCTATTGTTATTGGGAATTCTCCTGTTACAACCGTGAAAATCAATGGTAAACAGCTGGAACTTGCTCCTGACCTTGTTAAACAAGTATTAACAATTAATTTAGAAGCAAGCGATACTACTAGCTCGGATGCTGAATAA
- the pgsA gene encoding CDP-diacylglycerol--glycerol-3-phosphate 3-phosphatidyltransferase — MNLPNKLTVIRIFMIPIFVILCVVPFDWGSVTWLDSTIPVTSLVATIIFIVAALTDWFDGHLARKYNLITNFGKFADPMADKLLVAAAFIILVEMHIAPSWVVILIISRELAVTGLRLLLVEGGEVLAAGQLGKIKTFTQMIAIPLMLLNNFPFAWTGIRIDLVFLYVCAFFAVWSGIDYFYKNRGVFKGSM, encoded by the coding sequence ATGAATTTACCAAATAAATTGACGGTCATCCGTATTTTTATGATACCAATTTTTGTCATTCTTTGTGTAGTACCATTTGACTGGGGAAGCGTTACTTGGCTTGATTCGACTATTCCGGTTACAAGTTTAGTGGCAACGATTATTTTTATCGTGGCGGCCCTTACAGACTGGTTTGACGGACATTTAGCACGTAAGTATAACTTAATTACTAACTTTGGGAAGTTTGCAGATCCAATGGCAGACAAACTACTTGTAGCAGCGGCATTTATTATTCTTGTAGAAATGCATATTGCTCCATCATGGGTAGTCATTTTGATTATTAGCCGTGAACTTGCTGTTACTGGTTTACGTTTACTATTAGTTGAAGGCGGCGAAGTACTTGCAGCTGGTCAACTTGGGAAAATTAAAACATTCACACAAATGATTGCTATCCCACTTATGTTATTAAATAATTTCCCATTTGCTTGGACAGGCATTCGTATAGATTTAGTTTTCTTATATGTATGTGCATTCTTTGCAGTATGGTCCGGAATCGATTACTTCTACAAAAACCGTGGTGTATTCAAAGGTTCAATGTAA